One genomic segment of Psychrilyobacter piezotolerans includes these proteins:
- the thiS gene encoding sulfur carrier protein ThiS, with the protein MEIILNGEVKKVRAVNIYDLVKSLELDSDGVVILHNDEIVKKELWPARNLKVKDSVEVLYFVSGG; encoded by the coding sequence ATGGAGATAATTTTAAATGGTGAAGTAAAAAAAGTCAGAGCTGTGAATATCTATGATCTGGTAAAAAGTTTAGAGCTGGATAGTGATGGTGTGGTAATCCTGCATAACGATGAAATCGTGAAAAAGGAACTTTGGCCGGCAAGGAATTTGAAGGTAAAAGACAGCGTAGAAGTTTTGTATTTTGTATCGGGGGGATAA
- a CDS encoding PhnA protein, whose amino-acid sequence MAKWTGRSKARKNNVVEFGKELVRRSKSTCELCGESGRSLSVYEVGKTEEDADLERCIHVCDECKNTIKKLNKASENDLRFLNHAIWSEENTVKAAAIHIISEIEGRYSWIDDLLDAVYIDNELEEICERMKH is encoded by the coding sequence ATGGCTAAATGGACAGGGAGAAGTAAAGCAAGAAAAAACAATGTAGTAGAATTCGGAAAAGAGCTGGTAAGAAGATCTAAATCGACCTGTGAACTATGCGGTGAATCAGGGAGAAGCCTCAGTGTATATGAAGTCGGGAAAACAGAAGAAGATGCCGACTTAGAAAGATGTATCCATGTATGTGATGAATGTAAAAATACAATAAAAAAATTAAACAAAGCCAGTGAAAATGATCTGAGATTTTTAAATCATGCAATCTGGAGTGAGGAAAATACAGTGAAAGCCGCAGCAATTCATATTATTTCCGAGATAGAGGGGAGATATTCATGGATAGATGACCTGCTGGATGCGGTTTATATAGATAATGAATTAGAGGAGATATGTGAAAGGATGAAACATTAA
- a CDS encoding PHP domain-containing protein, which yields MIDLHMHSTFSDGTLTPAQLVERARQNNIEVMAITDHDNVDGLKEGREEAEKAGITFVDGIEVSADFRNKDIHILGYFLNLKDEEFLGWLKNLQEKRHNRTLEMLKKLSRLGIEISLAEVEDEVLGNVIGRPHIARMIIKKGFAATMDEVFDRYLGDGKPAYIPKVGVDMVEVVKKLKTNGALVILAHPHLISHSDDTVVNIIDSLLKNGLDGLELYYPNIDTRKRKKFMKIAKKRGLILTGGSDFHGLNRAGIDLGTGDISVEVFQKMVGKKENIDRNKKVW from the coding sequence ATGATAGATTTACATATGCATTCTACATTTTCGGATGGGACGCTGACTCCTGCACAACTGGTAGAACGGGCTAGACAAAATAATATAGAGGTCATGGCTATCACCGATCATGACAATGTTGACGGGCTGAAAGAGGGAAGGGAAGAAGCTGAAAAAGCAGGGATAACCTTTGTGGACGGGATAGAAGTTTCAGCTGATTTTCGAAATAAAGATATCCATATACTGGGGTATTTTTTAAATTTAAAGGATGAAGAATTTTTGGGATGGCTGAAAAATTTACAGGAAAAAAGACACAATAGAACTTTAGAGATGCTGAAGAAATTAAGCCGGCTGGGGATAGAGATAAGTCTGGCCGAAGTGGAAGATGAAGTCCTTGGGAATGTAATAGGAAGACCCCATATAGCCAGGATGATTATAAAAAAAGGATTTGCAGCTACCATGGATGAGGTCTTTGACAGGTATCTGGGAGATGGGAAACCTGCATATATCCCCAAGGTAGGAGTGGATATGGTAGAGGTGGTAAAAAAACTAAAGACCAATGGAGCCTTGGTTATCCTTGCTCATCCCCATCTTATATCCCACTCGGATGATACAGTGGTAAATATAATAGACAGCTTGTTAAAAAACGGATTGGACGGGTTGGAACTATATTATCCGAATATAGATACAAGAAAAAGAAAAAAATTCATGAAAATAGCAAAAAAAAGAGGTCTTATCTTAACCGGAGGATCTGATTTTCACGGGCTCAATAGAGCGGGAATAGACCTGGGAACAGGAGATATTTCGGTAGAAGTGTTTCAAAAAATGGTAGGTAAAAAAGAAAATATTGATCGAAATAAAAAAGTGTGGTAA
- a CDS encoding amino acid permease: MEKKKYLSITALVMIIFVGVFGFGNIANNYKTTGTESTSMFILGATIYFLPLCLIMSEFAAYAKDRTGGIYSWIDIGLGKNTAYFALWCYFVANIFYLPTLASRVPTYLSFAVTGSADISDIAMAVLSAVSLVAALFVGIKYESKFNKISTVTGYISLFVAGIFLVGGIGMYLGFFGTPATEITAKSLVMAVDTKENFGKMLSTFAWIIFAYAGSELVGTYVDRVENPEKNFTKGILLSAIIIGFLYILGIISIAAYGTVEDFSRVSLVNAVISGYAFMGNTFGFGIWFVKMIGLTYSLITLVALVLWSVALSKVVFSEAPAGTFPAWLTQKNKNGILKNALFFQTSLSFLFILITTFGGESAGDLYYKIYDMSTMAFILPYLFLSVAYINFRRKGHISSFQISKNNYIAYGVGVLITILNIMGIIFAGYDINLGFMEQIDTLKLYYGGLAMFLGIGVVIKFIKFKECDVILNEA; this comes from the coding sequence ATGGAAAAAAAGAAGTATCTATCGATTACCGCATTGGTAATGATAATTTTTGTAGGAGTATTTGGGTTTGGAAACATAGCCAATAACTATAAGACTACAGGAACAGAATCTACAAGTATGTTTATATTGGGAGCAACAATTTATTTTCTACCACTATGTTTGATAATGTCAGAATTTGCAGCATATGCAAAAGACAGAACTGGAGGAATATATTCTTGGATCGATATTGGGCTGGGGAAAAATACAGCTTATTTTGCACTCTGGTGTTATTTTGTAGCAAATATTTTTTATCTGCCAACTTTGGCATCCAGGGTACCGACATATCTATCTTTTGCAGTTACCGGAAGTGCAGATATCAGTGATATAGCTATGGCTGTCTTGTCGGCAGTATCCCTTGTAGCAGCACTTTTTGTAGGAATAAAATATGAGAGTAAATTTAATAAGATATCCACAGTGACCGGTTATATCTCGTTATTTGTGGCAGGAATATTTTTAGTCGGAGGGATAGGGATGTACCTTGGATTCTTTGGGACACCGGCTACAGAAATAACTGCTAAATCACTGGTTATGGCTGTGGATACCAAGGAAAATTTTGGAAAGATGCTGAGTACCTTTGCCTGGATAATTTTTGCCTATGCGGGGTCTGAATTAGTAGGGACTTATGTAGACAGGGTAGAAAATCCTGAGAAAAACTTTACTAAGGGAATCTTGTTGTCAGCTATAATCATTGGATTTCTTTATATTTTGGGAATAATATCCATAGCAGCCTATGGAACAGTAGAAGATTTTAGCAGGGTATCTTTAGTTAATGCAGTAATTAGCGGCTACGCATTTATGGGAAATACCTTTGGATTTGGAATTTGGTTTGTTAAGATGATAGGTTTGACATATAGTTTAATAACTCTGGTTGCTTTGGTTCTCTGGTCGGTGGCACTGTCAAAGGTTGTATTCAGTGAAGCACCGGCAGGAACATTCCCGGCCTGGCTGACACAAAAGAATAAAAATGGGATATTAAAAAATGCACTATTTTTTCAGACCAGCTTGTCATTTTTATTTATCTTAATCACGACTTTCGGCGGGGAATCAGCCGGAGATCTTTACTATAAAATTTATGATATGTCTACCATGGCATTTATCCTGCCATATTTATTTTTGAGTGTAGCCTATATTAATTTCAGGAGAAAGGGTCATATATCATCATTTCAAATTTCTAAAAATAACTATATCGCTTATGGTGTAGGAGTATTGATTACAATCTTAAATATTATGGGAATAATCTTTGCTGGATACGATATAAACCTTGGATTTATGGAGCAGATAGATACCTTAAAACTTTATTATGGCGGTCTGGCAATGTTTCTCGGTATAGGTGTTGTAATTAAATTTATAAAATTTAAGGAATGTGACGTTATACTGAACGAGGCATAA
- a CDS encoding CHASE domain-containing protein has protein sequence MRSNTNKSYIPSYFILFLGFSLSCLIFYEIKILEKKFTQYKFKGESENYLSILNSELSKNINVLDAVKQLFLSSKNVDREEFKIFTEKFLEDNKKIQSLSWVPLVKSSERKEYERSAQREGYKKKLTLLQPPAPILGVFGIITIMTTITLKDILTNDNLKAFFK, from the coding sequence ATGAGATCAAATACCAATAAAAGTTATATACCTTCTTACTTTATTCTTTTTCTTGGATTTTCATTATCCTGTTTAATATTTTATGAAATTAAAATTCTAGAAAAAAAATTTACCCAGTATAAATTCAAAGGAGAAAGTGAGAATTATTTAAGTATTTTAAACTCAGAGCTGAGTAAAAATATAAATGTTTTAGATGCAGTAAAACAATTGTTTTTATCTTCTAAAAATGTTGATAGAGAAGAATTTAAAATTTTTACAGAAAAATTCTTAGAAGACAATAAAAAAATTCAGTCCCTTTCGTGGGTACCCCTGGTCAAAAGTAGTGAAAGAAAGGAATACGAGAGGTCAGCCCAAAGAGAAGGTTATAAAAAAAAGCTAACGCTTCTTCAACCCCCAGCCCCCATCTTGGGGGTTTTTGGTATAATAACTATTATGACTACTATTACACTTAAAGATATTCTTACCAACGACAACCTAAAAGCTTTTTTTAAG